A stretch of Bos indicus x Bos taurus breed Angus x Brahman F1 hybrid chromosome 17, Bos_hybrid_MaternalHap_v2.0, whole genome shotgun sequence DNA encodes these proteins:
- the RANBP1 gene encoding ran-specific GTPase-activating protein isoform X3, producing MRAKLFRFASENDLPEWKERGTGDVKLLKHKEKGTIRLLMRRDKTLKICANHYITPMMELKPNAGSDRAWVWNTHADFADECPKQELLAIRFLNAENAQKFKTKFEECRKEIEEKEKKGSGKNDSTEKVVEKLEALSVQEGEQPQDAAPAAVEEEQ from the exons at GCGGGCCAAGCTGTTCCGGTTTGCTTCAGAGAACGACCTTCCGGAGTGGAAGGAGCGGGGCACGGGGGACGTCAAGCTGTTGAagcacaaggagaaggggaccatCCGCCTGCTCATGCGCAGGGACAAGACCCTTAAGATCTGCGCCAACCACTACA TCACGCCGATGATGGAGCTGAAGCCGAACGCAGGCAGCGACCGTGCCTGGGTCTGGAATACCCATGCCGACTTTGCCGATGAGTGCCCCAAGCAGGAGCTCCTGGCCATCCGCTTCCTCAACGCCGAGA ATGCACAGAAATTTAAGACGAAGTTTGAAGAATGCAGGAAAGAgattgaagagaaagaaaaaaaag GGTCCGGCAAGAATGACAGCACCGAGAAGGTGGTGGAGAAGCTCGAGGCGCTATCGGTGCAGGAGGGCGAGCAGCCCCAGGACGCGGCCCCGGCGGCAGTCGAGGAGGAGCAGTGA
- the TRMT2A gene encoding tRNA (uracil-5-)-methyltransferase homolog A, giving the protein MGDELDSEGPAHVGDPCRDGAEAPGPRREEEPAAAAGPAGPGPYGYIRAGLFTSEVFKLELQNVPRHASFSDVRRFLGRFGLQPHKTKLFGQPPCAFVTFRSAAERDKALCVLHGAVWKGRPLSARLARPKADPLARKRRQEDRGELPAGPAACVADVVTPLWAVPYEEQLERKRQECEQVLQKLAREIGSTNRALLPWLLSQRHKHNKACCPLEGVRPSPQQTEYRNKCEFLVGVGVDGEDNTVGCRLSKYKSGTCAVAAPFDTVHIPGATKQVVRAFQEFIRSTPYSAYNPETYSGHWKQLTVRTSRRGQAMAIAYFHPQNLSPEELAGLKTSLAQYFMEGPGKASGVTCLYFVEEGQRKTPSQEGLPLEHVAGDRCIREDVLGLTFRISPHAFFQVNTAAAEVLYTLIQDWAQLDAGSTVLDVCCGTGTIGLALARKVKRVVGVELSQEAVEDARVNALDNELSNVEFHCGRAEELVPALVSRLASQQLVAILDPPRAGLHSKAVLAVRRAENVRRLLYVSCNPRAAMGNFVDLCRAPSNRVKGTPFRPVKAVAVDLFPQTLHCEMLILFERVEYPNGAGALEPQKSLVQTPPAPPGDTPPEARVSPAS; this is encoded by the exons ATGGGGGACGAGCTAGACAGCGAA GGCCCGGCGCATGTTGGGGACCCCTGCCGGGACGGCGCCGAGGCGCCTGGCCCGCGGCGGGAGGAGGAGCCGGCAGCGGCGGCCGGGCCCGCGGGGCCGGGGCCCTACGGCTACATCCGGGCCGGCCTGTTCACCTCGGAGGTCTTCAAGCTGGAGCTGCAGAACGTGCCGCGCCACGCCAGCTTCAGCGACGTGCGGCGTTTCCTGGGCCGCTTCGGGCTGCAGCCCCACAAGACGAAGCTCTTCGGGCAGCCGCCCTGCGCCTTCGTGACTTTCCGCAGCGCCGCCGAGCGCGACAAGGCTCTGTGCGTGCTGCACGGGGCGGTTTGGAAGGGCCGTCCACTCAGCGCGCGCCTGGCCAGACCCAAGGCTGACCCCTTGGCCAGGAAGAGGCGGCAGGAGGACCGTGGGGAGCTCCCCGCTGGCCCGGCCGCGTGCGTCGCCGACGTGGTTACCCCTCTCTGGGCCGTTCCTTACGAGGAGCAGCTGGAGCGGAAGCGGCAGGAGTGTGAGCAAGTGCTGCAGAAGCTGGCCAG ggagATCGGGAGCACGAATCGCGCCCTGCTGCCCTGGCTGCTCTCACAGAGGCACAAGCACAACAAGGCCTGCTGCCCCCTGGAGGGCGTCCGGCCCTCCCCCCAGCAG ACCGAGTATCGGAACAAATGTGAGTTCCTTGTCGGCGTCGGCGTGGACGGGGAAGACAACACAGTGGGCTGCCGGCTCAGCAAGTACAAGAGTGGGACATGTGCCGTGGCAGCCCCGTTCGACACAGTGCACATCCCTGGGGCCACCAAGCAGGTGGTGAGGGCGTTCCAGGAGTTCATCCG GTCCACTCCCTACTCGGCATACAATCCGGAGACGTACTCAGGTCACTGGAAGCAGCTGACCGTGCGTACCAGCCGCCGCGGCCAAGCCATGGCCATTGCCTACTTCCACCCACAG AACCTGAGCCCGGAGGAGCTGGCGGGGCTGAAGACATCTTTGGCACAGTACTTCATGGAGGGGCCGGGCAAGGCCAGTGGGGTGACCTGCCTCTACTTCGTGGAGGAGGGACAGCG AAAGACCCCCAGCCAGGAGGGCCTGCCTCTGGAGCATGTGGCCGGGGACCGATGCATCCGTGAGGACGTGCTGGGGCTGACCTTCCGCATCTCCCCCCACGCCTTCTTTCAG GTGAACACTGCTGCAGCCGAGGTGCTCTACACGCTCATCCAGGACTGGGCCCAGCTGGACGCAGGCAGCACGGTGCTGGATGTGTGCTGTGGCACGGGCACCATCGGCCTGGCTCTGGCCCGG AAGGTGAAGAGAGTCGTGGGGGTCGAGCTGTCCCAGGAGGCCGTGGAGGACGCGCGGGTGAATGCCCTGGACAACG AGTTGAGCAACGTGGAGTTCCACTGTGGCAGGGCTGAGGAGCTGGTGCCCGCCCTGGTGAGCAGACTGGCCTCCCAGCAGCTCGTGGCCATTCTGGACCCGCCCCGCGCCGGCCTGC ACTCCAAGGCGGTCCTGGCCGTGCGCCGGGCAGAGAACGTCCGGAGGCTGCTGTACGTCTCCTGCAACCCGCGGGCAGCCATGGGCAACTTCGTGGA CCTCTGCAGGGCCCCGTCCAACCGCGTTAAGGGTACTCCCTTCCGACCGGTCAAGGCTGTGGCTGTGGACCTGTTCCCTCAGACCCTGCATTGTGAGATGCTCATTCTGTTTGAGAGGGTGGAGTACCCTAATGGTGCGGGGGCCCTGGAGCCCCAGAAATCTCTGGTCCAAACCCCACCAGCACCCCCAGGTGACACCCCACCGGAAGCCAGGGTCTCCCCCGCTTCTTAG
- the RANBP1 gene encoding ran-specific GTPase-activating protein isoform X2 — MAAAKDTHEDHDTSTENADESNHDPQFEPIVSLPEQEIKTLEEDEEELFKMRAKLFRFASENDLPEWKERGTGDVKLLKHKEKGTIRLLMRRDKTLKICANHYITPMMELKPNAGSDRAWVWNTHADFADECPKQELLAIRFLNAENAQKFKTKFEECRKEIEEKEKKGSGKNDSTEKVVEKLEALSVQEGEQPQDAAPAAVEEEQ, encoded by the exons atGGCGGCCGCCAAG GACACCCACGAGGACCACGACACCTCCACCGAGAATGCTGATGAGTCCAACCACGACCCCCAGTTTGAGCCAATAGTTTCTCTTCCCGAGCAAGAAATTAAAACGCTGGAAGAAGATGAAgaggaactttttaaaat GCGGGCCAAGCTGTTCCGGTTTGCTTCAGAGAACGACCTTCCGGAGTGGAAGGAGCGGGGCACGGGGGACGTCAAGCTGTTGAagcacaaggagaaggggaccatCCGCCTGCTCATGCGCAGGGACAAGACCCTTAAGATCTGCGCCAACCACTACA TCACGCCGATGATGGAGCTGAAGCCGAACGCAGGCAGCGACCGTGCCTGGGTCTGGAATACCCATGCCGACTTTGCCGATGAGTGCCCCAAGCAGGAGCTCCTGGCCATCCGCTTCCTCAACGCCGAGA ATGCACAGAAATTTAAGACGAAGTTTGAAGAATGCAGGAAAGAgattgaagagaaagaaaaaaaag GGTCCGGCAAGAATGACAGCACCGAGAAGGTGGTGGAGAAGCTCGAGGCGCTATCGGTGCAGGAGGGCGAGCAGCCCCAGGACGCGGCCCCGGCGGCAGTCGAGGAGGAGCAGTGA
- the RANBP1 gene encoding ran-specific GTPase-activating protein isoform X1, with translation MRGPGSPTGLAAEGTMPTATNGCLDTHEDHDTSTENADESNHDPQFEPIVSLPEQEIKTLEEDEEELFKMRAKLFRFASENDLPEWKERGTGDVKLLKHKEKGTIRLLMRRDKTLKICANHYITPMMELKPNAGSDRAWVWNTHADFADECPKQELLAIRFLNAENAQKFKTKFEECRKEIEEKEKKGSGKNDSTEKVVEKLEALSVQEGEQPQDAAPAAVEEEQ, from the exons ATGCGAGGCCCAGGCTCCCCGACGGGCCTGGCAGCTGAGGGCACCATGCCGACGGCAACCAACGGGTGCTTG GACACCCACGAGGACCACGACACCTCCACCGAGAATGCTGATGAGTCCAACCACGACCCCCAGTTTGAGCCAATAGTTTCTCTTCCCGAGCAAGAAATTAAAACGCTGGAAGAAGATGAAgaggaactttttaaaat GCGGGCCAAGCTGTTCCGGTTTGCTTCAGAGAACGACCTTCCGGAGTGGAAGGAGCGGGGCACGGGGGACGTCAAGCTGTTGAagcacaaggagaaggggaccatCCGCCTGCTCATGCGCAGGGACAAGACCCTTAAGATCTGCGCCAACCACTACA TCACGCCGATGATGGAGCTGAAGCCGAACGCAGGCAGCGACCGTGCCTGGGTCTGGAATACCCATGCCGACTTTGCCGATGAGTGCCCCAAGCAGGAGCTCCTGGCCATCCGCTTCCTCAACGCCGAGA ATGCACAGAAATTTAAGACGAAGTTTGAAGAATGCAGGAAAGAgattgaagagaaagaaaaaaaag GGTCCGGCAAGAATGACAGCACCGAGAAGGTGGTGGAGAAGCTCGAGGCGCTATCGGTGCAGGAGGGCGAGCAGCCCCAGGACGCGGCCCCGGCGGCAGTCGAGGAGGAGCAGTGA